Genomic segment of Peribacillus frigoritolerans:
GGCTGCGGTCGGAATCTCCAGAGTTTCAGAAGCCAATCTCCTGATTCCTTCACGATCCATAGTCAATTTAGCCGCTCTTGCCGTCGGAATGACATGAAAGCCTTCCTCTTCCAACTTGACTAATTCGGATGTAGCGATGGCCTCGATTTCCGGCACAATCAAATCGGGTTGTTCTTTTTCTACAACTCCCCTTAGTTGTTCCGCATCCAGCATATCGATCACATAACTGCGATGAGCGACTTGCATGGCAGGGGCATGTTCATAGCGGTCTACAGCAACGGTCTCGACACCAAGCCGCTGTGCTTCAAGTATGACCTCTTTCCCCAATTCACCTGAGCCCAATAATAAAATCTTTTTTGATTTATACATTCAGTCTCTCCTCCTTAATTCCTCAAAATCATTATATACGAACTATAAACGAATAAACATAAATATTTATTCGTATTTTCAATCAATTCACTCAGAAAATATAAAATAAACATACATATTTTAAGCATTATAAATACCAACTTGACAAATTGGATTAATATGTTTTATGCTACTTTTATATAAGGAAAATATATAAGCTGACTAGTTCACTGGAGGCTCTCTATTCAACAGGATAGGGGTTTTTTTCGTTTTTATCAATGAGGGAGGATTACACTATGCAAAAGGAATCGCTACGGATTATTTCCCCTATCATGAATGAGAAGCAAAATGGGGGCTTAGAAAATATAGAGTACCTTAATCTGCCGGACAGAATATTTTTCCATTGGTGCCAGCAGCAATATCGACTGAATAGAGGGATTTACAACACGATCGATCATTGGTTCTATGAGTATGGCATTGTCCATATCCTTTACCGCCGGATCAACCTTTTAGCCTTTTTGGAATTCGTTTCTACCCCTGAACAAGATACCGGAAAAACAAAGTTCATTAAATTCGGCAATGGTGGTCTAAAGCAAAAGTTGCAGGAATTCATTGCAGATTAACCTGAATCTTATAAGACCCTTATCAGTAATATGCCCGTTCTCCTCCTACTGGTAAGGGACACTTATGCGAATGTCGAAATTTGCAATACGATTACTTTTGAAAATGTAAGCGCTTTCTAATATAATGAAATTAGGTTGGATGGCATGCGTGGCCGTCAAAGTATCTGGCGTAGGTGGGGCCAATACTAGCGCTAAGGAAGTTAATCTTCTTTACCGCAAAACTATTAGAATTCCTTTTGGCAGGGGCTGCAATATTACTGGGACATGGAGAATGTCCGTTAATTTTAGGCTAAAAAGCGAGTTAATCATGCAATCGATAAGTAAAGCATAACTTTACTTATTTTTTGCAGCAGCCCTCATCGTTTCAAGTCTAATAGTTTATAAGACTAAAAAGCTCTACCCCATGGAAACGGAGTTGAGCTTTTTCATTTGTTCAAATTTCACATATATAACCCTGCCAAGAAAATCCCAAGCGACTTCTGATAAATCTCATCGAACTGTGATATTGGGAGGGGATTCGTTCCTTTGCCCAGCTCCACGGTAAATCCCGGCCTGCGCCAATCCTGAATGTACCAATCCTTATACCCTGCGTAACTATTGGCGGATTTGACAGGCTCATATCCACTGACCCTCGCAAACTCATTGACTATCGTTTCCGACTCGGGTGGTTCCAAATCTTCAAATCCCCAAAAAATGACCTCTCCTTGGGTGTGGAACGCAAGGACTTTGCCAAAATCACGTTTTTTTGTCAACTCTGACATTGCAATAGCCTCTGGCTGTGTAAGCGGCCCTTCCCCTGGATAATTCGCCGGACCTGGCTCCGTTACATTATTGCGGGCTTGTTCCAGTTCCCATTTGGCGGGAAATTGATCATTCAGATCCACCCCATTAATATTGGCTTTCCAGCCAGAGAAGTCTTCGCTGCCATTATTCCATTCGATGAGCCGTCCTCTCAATGACTCATCTGCAGGCGGTCCTTTCAGAACCAACTCCACTCCGTCCGGATTCACCATTGGGACGATCGACAGCATCGTCTGTTGATAAAAGGGAAACATAGCTAGACCGCGGATGTCAGCCTGATTCGTGACTGCGAGTAAATAATCATTTAAAAAGGTCATGATCACAGGCGTCGTTATCCACTCATTCGCATGAAAGGAACCATTATAGTGAACTCGTTTGTTGCCATTTCCAATCAGAACTTCGGGGATATCCCTTTCAAGCACCGAGTCCCCGATGGGGGAGGTTTTTATAAATGGATAGATTGTTTTCAAACGTCTAACATCGGTCATCATCGTCTCATAATCATATTCCCGATTTCCTTGAATTAGCCTCCACGTAATCCTCAATGGCACAGAAATTGTCTGACCGACTTGCAAGGCATTCGGGTTGAGATTGGGATTAACTAAAAATAGGGCATCCAATGAAAGATTACGTGACCTGGCAATTGCCCATAACGAATCACCTTGCTTGATGCTATAGCCGGTAGTCGTAAAGCCAGGAATTTTGATTTGTTGGCCAATCATAAGTGCAAGTGGGTCAATCCCACTATTGGAATCAATGATAAGTTGGTAATTCACCTTGAATAATTGGCTATAATACCACAAGGAATCATTCTGCCGCACAAAAACGTCCATACTGCACCTCCTCTTAACCAAATGTATGCTGACTCAATTTAATTATTGCCAACGCACCCTGACCTTTCTGGACTTTATGATTATAGAAAAGTCACTCCTCAAAACGAACCAAATTGGGGGCATCATCCAGAATGCTTAGGTATCGCTCAGTGCTTCCATACGTACCTTCTGGGTCTAATTCCCGATAACTTTTGAATTTCGCCATCCGCCCCTTCTTCTTGATCCAGTCCAGATGCTCCAAGGGAATGTCGGATAACTTGTTATGCAATTAAATTGGACTGCCTACTTTATCCCGATTCTTTTTACTAGTCATTAATTCCACCCTTTACCGATAATCCAAGCAACTGGCCCAACTAATCTGACAGCATGACTTCCTTACAAACCATTTATAACTATATATTCTTACCGAACTTGTCGGGTGTCATTCATATAATGGAGCCCTGCATAAATGCAAACAGGCATCCATTCATGAATGGATGCCTGTTTGCATTTACTAGATTGGTAGTCCCATATTTTACGCTTCTTGCGGTACAGGTAAACCTAAACCTTCGGCTATGCGCGTTCCGTATTCCGGATCAGCTTTGTAAAAATGGCCGATTTGACGAAGCTTGATTTCTTCCAATTCCACAGGATTCATTGCGCCCACGATCGTGTCAACAAGGCGAGTTTTCTCTTCGGCACTTAATAGACGGTATAAGTCACCTGCTTGGGTGTAGTGATCATCACTATTATGACCGACTTGTGCAGCTTGCCCAGTCACCTCGAAAGGAGTGACTTTATTTTCCGTTGATTCGGCAGGGCCTCCAAAACTATTCGGCTCATAATAAACAGATCCCTTGCCATTGTCATCTGCACGCATGAAACCATCACGCTGATAGTTATTCGCTTCCACTTTCGGACGGTTAACCGGAAGCTGGTTGTGATTCGAGCCCACACGGTAACGGTGTGCATCTCCATATGCGAATAGGCGTCCTTGAAGCATCTTGTCTGGGGAAGCTTCAATTCCCGGTACGAATGTTCCCGGTGAGAACGTGGCTTGCTCCACTTCAGCAAAGTAGTTTTCAGGATTTCTGTTCAATACCATACGACCAAGCTCGATCAGCGGATAATCTTTTTGAGACCATACCTTCGTCACATCGAATGGATCGAAACGGTATGTATCCGCATCTTCCAGAGGCATGATCTGAACATACAATTTCCATGCAGGGAAGTCCCCTTTTTCAATGGCATTGAAAAGATCTTCCGTATGGTAATCAGGGTTTTCACCTGCTAGTTTTGCAGCTAGATCCACATCAAGGTTTTTGATGCCCTGTTCTGTTTTGAAGTGGTATTTCACCCAAACGCCTTTTCCTTCAGCATTCACCCATTTAAATGTGTGGCTTCCGAAACCATGTGTATGACGGAGTGTAGCAGGAATGCCCCGGTCGGACATCAGGATCGTCACTTGGTGCAGAGATTCCGGTGAATGTGACCAGAAATCCCAAACTGCCGTAGGGTTTTTCAAATGTGTTCTAGGATCCCTTTTTTGTGTATGGATGAAGTCGGGGAATTTAATCGCATCGCGAATAAAGAATACAGGCGTATTATTACCGACGATATCGTAGTTTCCTTCTTCCGTGTAGAATTTAACAGCAAATCCACGCGGGTCACGGACTGTATCAGCAGAACCCAATTCACCTGCAACTGTGGAGAAACGGATAAAAAGATCTGTCTTCTTGCCCACACCATTGAAAAGTTTAGCTTTCGTGTACTGAGAAAGGTCGTTCGTTACTTCGAAAGTTCCGAATGCACCGGCACCCTTCGCATGAACTACACGTTCAGGCACACGTTCACGGTTGAAGTGGGCTAGTTTTTCCAATAAGTGTACATCTTGAATGAGCACCGGGCCGCGTTCGCCGGCAGTGATCGAGTTTTGATTATCTCCAACTGGTGCTCCCCAGCTTGTAGTAAGGTTTTTCTTATTTGTCATAATTGAACCACCTTTTCATTATTATTTATGTATATAATGATAAAGCTTCTCAGAAAAAAATCAATACTTATTTATAATAATTTTAATATAACAATCAATCCATTGTAATTTCAAATTAATATTACGCCTTTACCAACTCCTAACATATGGAAAAGTATAATGGTATACACCGTTGAAGGAACATCATGTTTCCATAATCACATTCCTAATAATGGTATACGACCCTTATATCCAATATTCCTTCACGACAAGTGATTTTATCATTTCTCCTACCAATGGGTTAGTAATCGAGAATGTCGCCGAATATTCATAGATACTTTGCGCTACTTCACCCATCTCCTTCTATTTATCTTATAACAAACCGAAGAGTTCTCCTGTGACTTTGTTCACTTCATCTGCCTTTATTTACATGGTGAATAGAAGGATGCATAGAAACTGAATTTTTCATTGCCTTTGTGAACCCTATCTTCAGCAGAACACTTCATGAATTGACTGAATCAAGAGGCCTTCAACCTTATTTTGCTAGAGCAATTGTAAACATACTGGTTTGTGTTCGTTTAAAAAATAAGATACTATTACGTTAAAATGACCGTCCAATAAGAGTAAGGGTGATATATATGAATGAGCGCAAACAATTGGTAGTTAAATATGCACACCAATTATTTATTGAAAAGGGATATCAAGCAACTTCCATTCAGGATATTTTAGATTATAGCGGCATTTCAAAAGGAACATTTTATAACTATTTTTCTTCTAAAAGCGAATTGCTTAAGGCAGTCTTCCTAACTTCGCAAGAAAAATTCGAAAAAGAGCGGAATGAATTGCTGATTGGGCAAAACCTTGCAGATATTGAGATATTCATCAAACAATCAGAATTACAAATGCACTCCAACAAAAACAATAAAATCTTTTTCTTATATGAAGAAGTAATGATTTCAAATGATACCGAACTTAAGAACTTCATCACACATGCTAAATTCCAGCATATCCATTGGCTATCAAAACGGTTTCTGGACATTTTCGGTGCTGATAAAAAACCCTATATTTTGGACTGTGCCATTCTTTACTCGGGAATGATGCATCAAACGATTCATTTTAATGCTTTGGCTAAAGAGCCCGATTTCAACCCTACTGAAATTATCCGTTATTGCGTCGATAGGATTAAATCGATTTTCGAAGATGTCAGCCAGTCAAATGCACAGCTTTTGGAACCCGACCTCATCAAGCAATGGCTGCCAGAGTGCTTCCATTCACAGCAGGATTTTCATACTGCACTCCTGCACTCTGCAAACGACCTAAAAAAGATGATCCTAAGGCTATGCCAAGATGATGAAGCAGAACGAGTTAAAAACCTAAAATTGATTCACTTTATCCAAGAGGAATTATTACAAAACGTTGAACCGCGAACCTTTCTCATTGAAAGTGCCCTGCTTTCCTTAAACACCAATCCAAAATTGAAAAACACATTGGAATTAACTGAATTCGAAAAAATCATTGCCCATAACTAATGAGAACCTAATGAATCCCATTTTCTAGACAAATGGGGTTTTTTCGGCGGAAAGGGAGCGGATTTCTGAAATCGACTGGACCTTTTTAAATGAAAAGACTGTAGCCGAACCGTATTTTTAAAACAAGACTTGCTTACCTTCCTGTTTTACTTTTATATTGGATGAAACCTATATTGGATTGAAGAAATTTGCGGCACTCCTGCCGAATAACTGGCTAGCCGAGACCCCACAGGCGCTTGCGCCGAGGAGGCTTGGCAGACAGTCGGCGGAAAGGGAGCGGATTACTGAAATCGACTGGACCTTTTAAGTAAAAAGCGTCTATTCCATTCTGGGGGAATACATATCGTATTCCTCTTTTTTTGTGACAATTCTGCAAACATATAACTGAAATTCATGAAATTTTAGTATAATGACTTGTAGTAAAGGTGACTTCAGGAGGAGTTTTTCATGAACATAATAATGCGTTTTCTTATCAACGGGCTGGTATTGCTCGTTATTGATTGGCTTCTCGACTCCATCACGATTAAATCTTACGGAACAGCCTTGCTGGCGGTTTTTATATTATCAATCATGAACTTGCTGGTTAGGCCCATTCT
This window contains:
- a CDS encoding M14 family metallopeptidase translates to MDVFVRQNDSLWYYSQLFKVNYQLIIDSNSGIDPLALMIGQQIKIPGFTTTGYSIKQGDSLWAIARSRNLSLDALFLVNPNLNPNALQVGQTISVPLRITWRLIQGNREYDYETMMTDVRRLKTIYPFIKTSPIGDSVLERDIPEVLIGNGNKRVHYNGSFHANEWITTPVIMTFLNDYLLAVTNQADIRGLAMFPFYQQTMLSIVPMVNPDGVELVLKGPPADESLRGRLIEWNNGSEDFSGWKANINGVDLNDQFPAKWELEQARNNVTEPGPANYPGEGPLTQPEAIAMSELTKKRDFGKVLAFHTQGEVIFWGFEDLEPPESETIVNEFARVSGYEPVKSANSYAGYKDWYIQDWRRPGFTVELGKGTNPLPISQFDEIYQKSLGIFLAGLYM
- the katA gene encoding catalase KatA yields the protein MTNKKNLTTSWGAPVGDNQNSITAGERGPVLIQDVHLLEKLAHFNRERVPERVVHAKGAGAFGTFEVTNDLSQYTKAKLFNGVGKKTDLFIRFSTVAGELGSADTVRDPRGFAVKFYTEEGNYDIVGNNTPVFFIRDAIKFPDFIHTQKRDPRTHLKNPTAVWDFWSHSPESLHQVTILMSDRGIPATLRHTHGFGSHTFKWVNAEGKGVWVKYHFKTEQGIKNLDVDLAAKLAGENPDYHTEDLFNAIEKGDFPAWKLYVQIMPLEDADTYRFDPFDVTKVWSQKDYPLIELGRMVLNRNPENYFAEVEQATFSPGTFVPGIEASPDKMLQGRLFAYGDAHRYRVGSNHNQLPVNRPKVEANNYQRDGFMRADDNGKGSVYYEPNSFGGPAESTENKVTPFEVTGQAAQVGHNSDDHYTQAGDLYRLLSAEEKTRLVDTIVGAMNPVELEEIKLRQIGHFYKADPEYGTRIAEGLGLPVPQEA
- a CDS encoding TetR/AcrR family transcriptional regulator; translation: MNERKQLVVKYAHQLFIEKGYQATSIQDILDYSGISKGTFYNYFSSKSELLKAVFLTSQEKFEKERNELLIGQNLADIEIFIKQSELQMHSNKNNKIFFLYEEVMISNDTELKNFITHAKFQHIHWLSKRFLDIFGADKKPYILDCAILYSGMMHQTIHFNALAKEPDFNPTEIIRYCVDRIKSIFEDVSQSNAQLLEPDLIKQWLPECFHSQQDFHTALLHSANDLKKMILRLCQDDEAERVKNLKLIHFIQEELLQNVEPRTFLIESALLSLNTNPKLKNTLELTEFEKIIAHN